In the genome of Siniperca chuatsi isolate FFG_IHB_CAS linkage group LG17, ASM2008510v1, whole genome shotgun sequence, one region contains:
- the LOC122864134 gene encoding cell division control protein 42 homolog, which yields MQTIKCVVVGDGAVGKTCLLISYTTNKFPSEYVPTVFDNYAVTVMIGGEPYTLGLFDTAGQEDYDRLRPLSYPQTDVFLVCFSVVSPSSFENVREKWVPEISHHCPRTPFLLVGTQVDLRDDSNTLEKLAKNKQRALTCESGEKLARDLKAVKYVECSALTQRGLKNVFDEAILAALEPPDNKPKKRCFLL from the exons atgCAGACTATAAAGTGTGTAGTGGTGGGTGATGGTGCTGTGGGGAAGACCTGCCTGCTCATCTCCTACACCACCAACAAGTTTCCCTCTGAATACGTCCCCACG GTTTTTGATAACTATGCAGTGACAGTCATGATCGGCGGGGAGCCGTACACTTTGGGACTGTTTGACACTGCAG GTCAGGAGGACTATGACAGGCTGCGACCCCTCAGCTACCCTCAGACCGACGTCTTCCTCGTCTGTTTCTCTGTCGTATCGCCCTCCTCTTTTGAGAACGTCAGAGAGAAG TGGGTGCCAGAGATTTCACACCACTGCCCGCGGACGCCCTTCCTGCTGGTCGGGACTCAGGTAGATCTGAGAGACGACAGCAACACTCTGGAGAAACTGGCCAAGAACAAACAGCGAGCCCTGACCTGTGAGAGCGGAGAGAAACTGGCCCGTGACCTCAAGGCCGTCAAATATGTGGAGTGTTCAGCTCTTACACAG aGGGGACTGAAGAACGTGTTTGACGAGGCCATCCTGGCAGCTCTGGAGCCTCCAGACAACAAACCCAAGAAGCGCTGCTTCCTGCTATAG